In Chitinophaga sp. HK235, a single window of DNA contains:
- a CDS encoding TMEM175 family protein — protein MSMSVIKEAKPVHREFELDRAVLFSDAVFAIAITLLIIEIKLPQMPGKMPVDNYMQLLKPFLLEFFTFAMSFLFIGTFWKWHLQLCRFLQHYDDGLIHRNLFFLFFIVTFPFSTAGIMHMGSHFMLPLYVYLFNLAGCMAGLFWISYYIFQRKPGLVVAGLHMEKELLYQRLKYNFLTMSTGFTIIAMAYFIFPENTTMQNISFFLIPVLIFFNHFRLKIKKRNTLRLVHIGDKSSSS, from the coding sequence ATGTCTATGTCAGTTATTAAGGAAGCTAAACCGGTACATCGTGAGTTTGAGCTGGACCGGGCGGTGTTGTTCAGCGATGCCGTATTTGCTATTGCCATTACCCTGTTAATCATCGAAATCAAGCTGCCGCAAATGCCGGGCAAGATGCCTGTGGACAATTATATGCAGCTGCTGAAGCCCTTTCTGCTGGAGTTTTTCACCTTTGCGATGAGTTTTCTGTTCATCGGCACATTCTGGAAATGGCATCTGCAGTTATGTCGTTTTTTGCAGCATTATGATGATGGGTTGATACATCGTAATCTTTTTTTCCTGTTTTTTATTGTCACCTTTCCATTTTCCACGGCGGGGATAATGCATATGGGCAGCCATTTTATGCTGCCACTGTACGTATACCTGTTTAATCTGGCCGGTTGTATGGCGGGGCTGTTCTGGATCAGTTATTATATTTTTCAGCGTAAACCCGGACTGGTGGTGGCAGGACTGCATATGGAAAAGGAACTGCTTTATCAGCGGTTGAAATATAATTTTCTGACGATGAGCACCGGGTTTACCATCATAGCCATGGCATACTTCATCTTCCCGGAAAACACCACTATGCAAAATATCAGTTTCTTCCTGATCCCTGTGCTGATCTTCTTCAATCATTTCAGGCTCAAGATAAAAAAACGTAATACGCTTCGCCTGGTGCATATCGGGGACAAATCGAGTTCATCATGA
- a CDS encoding TolC family protein: MATLFLSGLHATYGQMDTTRGDYAFNLAECIQYGITHHHDVVNANLDINFSQEQVKEATAKLFPHGNITGNFTDNLKLPTSLIPDIANGNYDKKIPVQFGTRLSSNITGELDQVLFRSDYFIGLKASRVYRGLSAKTYIRTEIDTRVAITKAYYAVLTNQENIRLSRANLEQLRKTYSDTKARYDAGVAERVDVDRIAVSYNNSVTQIENQIRLLVYSIQLLKFQMGMTQESNLELRETVQDLNVESFSSDTLNYKVEDRIEYGIQTTQIALNELNLKSKKLAYLPQLNFYVNYGFNYFSTYLADLYKHNFGASALGINLTWPIFTGTERLHQIRELNITLQKSRNDLDFLSQQIKLEVQSANTAYENNKATFVTQKTNMALTQGIYDRIVLKFEQGVATSLDVISAESELTQARTDYINAMLNTLISKTDLDKAMGRIK, translated from the coding sequence ATGGCTACGCTTTTTTTGTCAGGACTACATGCCACTTACGGGCAAATGGATACAACCAGGGGGGATTATGCCTTTAATCTGGCTGAATGCATACAATACGGGATCACGCATCATCACGACGTTGTAAATGCCAATCTGGACATCAATTTCTCCCAGGAACAGGTAAAGGAAGCTACCGCCAAATTATTTCCACATGGTAATATTACAGGCAACTTTACAGACAACCTGAAGTTGCCGACATCGCTTATTCCTGATATTGCCAATGGCAACTACGACAAAAAAATACCGGTGCAATTTGGTACCCGCCTGTCTTCCAACATCACCGGAGAACTGGACCAGGTCCTTTTCCGGAGCGATTATTTTATCGGCCTGAAAGCCTCCCGCGTGTACCGCGGACTGTCAGCCAAAACATATATCCGCACCGAAATAGATACCAGGGTAGCCATCACCAAAGCCTACTACGCTGTGCTCACCAATCAGGAAAATATCCGCCTCTCCAGGGCCAATCTCGAACAACTCCGTAAAACCTATTCCGATACCAAAGCCCGCTACGACGCAGGCGTAGCCGAAAGGGTTGACGTAGACCGTATCGCAGTGTCCTACAACAACAGCGTTACCCAGATAGAAAACCAGATCCGCTTGCTCGTATATTCGATACAGTTACTGAAATTCCAGATGGGCATGACCCAGGAAAGTAACCTCGAACTACGTGAAACCGTACAGGACCTCAACGTAGAATCATTCTCCTCAGATACCCTCAACTATAAAGTGGAAGACCGCATCGAATATGGTATACAAACCACCCAGATAGCCCTCAACGAATTGAACCTGAAAAGTAAAAAGCTGGCTTATCTGCCACAGCTGAACTTTTACGTCAATTATGGCTTCAACTACTTCTCTACCTATCTCGCAGACCTGTATAAACATAACTTCGGCGCTTCCGCTTTAGGCATCAATTTAACATGGCCCATTTTTACGGGAACAGAAAGACTACACCAGATCAGGGAACTCAACATCACCCTGCAGAAATCCCGTAATGATCTTGATTTCCTCTCCCAGCAGATCAAACTGGAAGTGCAGAGCGCCAATACTGCCTACGAGAATAATAAAGCCACGTTTGTGACACAGAAGACCAACATGGCACTCACGCAGGGCATTTACGACAGAATCGTGCTGAAGTTTGAACAAGGGGTGGCTACCAGCCTGGACGTGATTTCAGCGGAAAGTGAGCTCACCCAGGCCCGAACAGATTATATCAACGCCATGCTGAACACGCTGATCAGCAAAACGGACCTGGACAAAGCAATGGGAAGGATTAAATAG
- a CDS encoding efflux RND transporter periplasmic adaptor subunit, which translates to MIALLGTACGGGKKKQQAAMMGKMKATVMVQEVVAASYTVSTQFPGTLVAHDVVAIRSDVTGFLSGIRVKDGSMVKKGQPLYDIDKSRYVAAYGQTTASQQQAEADLAQKQRDYERYKTLLEHDAISRQTVDQAYTAVLTAKANVAAAKAAVAKAGTDVNHSVIRAPANGSIGIVLIKVGDIVNAGQTQINTLVNEHPIFADFDVPQASIPQFLRIQKGQGDEKFFLKFTSGETYGEQGKIQTINNIVDPQTGTIRVRLVFQNRDGLLKSGMSCVVVMQYTTPGTQVAIPTKAIIQNLSETSVMTLTKDNVVKPAPIKPGPVTDTMIIVEEGLNAGDRVITEGQQKVRPGDTVNVAGAGGAAAGGKH; encoded by the coding sequence ATGATCGCGCTCCTGGGCACAGCCTGCGGCGGAGGTAAGAAAAAACAGCAGGCGGCCATGATGGGCAAGATGAAAGCTACTGTAATGGTACAGGAAGTCGTGGCGGCTTCCTATACGGTGAGTACACAGTTTCCCGGCACACTGGTAGCGCATGATGTGGTAGCAATCCGCTCTGATGTGACCGGTTTTCTCTCCGGCATAAGAGTAAAAGATGGAAGTATGGTGAAAAAAGGTCAGCCACTGTATGATATCGATAAAAGCCGCTATGTGGCTGCCTATGGCCAGACGACCGCCAGCCAGCAACAGGCGGAAGCTGATCTCGCACAGAAACAGAGAGACTACGAAAGATATAAAACACTGCTCGAACATGACGCCATCTCCCGACAAACGGTAGACCAGGCCTATACTGCCGTGCTCACCGCCAAAGCCAATGTAGCCGCTGCTAAGGCAGCCGTCGCTAAAGCTGGTACAGATGTTAACCACTCGGTGATCCGCGCCCCGGCCAACGGCTCCATCGGTATCGTTCTGATCAAAGTCGGCGATATCGTCAATGCCGGCCAGACACAGATCAATACCCTCGTCAATGAACACCCCATCTTCGCTGATTTTGATGTGCCCCAGGCCAGCATCCCCCAGTTCCTGCGCATCCAGAAAGGACAAGGTGATGAAAAGTTCTTCCTGAAATTTACCAGCGGTGAGACCTACGGAGAACAGGGAAAAATACAAACGATCAATAACATCGTTGACCCGCAAACCGGTACCATCCGCGTAAGGCTTGTGTTCCAGAACAGAGATGGCCTGCTCAAATCAGGTATGAGCTGTGTAGTGGTCATGCAATATACTACCCCCGGCACACAGGTGGCCATCCCCACCAAAGCTATTATCCAGAACCTCTCCGAAACATCCGTAATGACCCTGACAAAGGACAATGTGGTAAAACCGGCACCTATCAAGCCCGGACCTGTTACAGATACCATGATCATCGTGGAAGAAGGCCTTAATGCAGGTGACCGGGTGATTACAGAAGGGCAACAGAAAGTAAGGCCCGGAGATACCGTTAACGTGGCCGGTGCCGGTGGTGCAGCAGCAGGAGGTAAACATTAA